In one Magallana gigas chromosome 7, xbMagGiga1.1, whole genome shotgun sequence genomic region, the following are encoded:
- the LOC109620094 gene encoding uncharacterized protein gives MATSDNANIPKFSDDIDEFDGSVLEYVTEDEEATLFANIADFKVRRCFVKTKFHKLFVNIIDSCRKSRNSWTYLSGIQGLGKTSSILYYVLDRRKSNDTGVHYFDLVEIEKKDKNLQTFSTFVEDFQSEDCFIIDHVTIFNSHYLDRIKEIVAGRIDKFILIEAGFTASAHTAEYDCGKELQLDEENFLKIWNGSLKSLGCQDHALSQKGKEVYDVFSKRFLVTPRLLHGVLDYMYSFRCIGKTVQQALARYTKQTREGIVHFKGCGDNEQYAQFLLHTTILLEHIPNEGEYIFTEKQATKILIAINIFETEYCIVTKDELDSNIELSELDLKEGDNFVKVRHLQPYLADAWRQRLPYHLQFVLENASDEIFTIMFRNGEAGKEFEKMLVEIQRNQGTVILPSNSTVLETVFEPSETKFDGSQSNDWLLLKVPRKNFLECNAPDNLTDIPDDLENHKKNVAKFALYIKQRIGSTDKLLVYPQDRNLLGVDYFVYRTDSGGMEACSPAKKLKTKENSVLYLVQVATGATHRGDTIGQALDVVKRVFSDIDVTIHVVVIIAQSDYKPYTLTKCRFENITVLNLYENSSSVLQTLLQSNALLYKFYLQLIKKT, from the coding sequence ATTCCAAAATTTTCTGATGATATTGATGAATTTGATGGTAGTGTTCTGGAATATGTAACTGAAGACGAAGAAGCAACTCTATTTGCAAATATAGCAGATTTTAAAGTTAGACGTTGCTTTGTGAAAACAAAGTTCCATAAATTGTTTGTCAACATAATTGATAGTTGTAGGAAAAGTAGGAATTCTTGGACTTACCTTAGTGGAATTCAGGGACTTGGGAAGACATCATCAATACTGTACTATGTTTTGGATCGCAGGAAAAGTAATGATACTGGGGTTCATTACTTTGACCTTGTTGAAAtcgaaaagaaagataaaaaccTACAAACTTTCTCTACTTTTGTTGAAGATTTTCAAAGCGAAGACTGTTTTATCATCGATCATGTTACAATATTCAATTCTCATTACCTTGACCGAATTAAAGAAATAGTTGCAGGTAGAATTGACAAATTTATTCTGATTGAAGCAGGATTTACTGCTAGTGCACACACTGCTGAATATGATTGTGGAAAAGAATTACAATTGGATGAGGagaactttttgaaaatttggaatGGTTCTTTAAAGTCTTTGGGCTGTCAGGACCATGCTCTTTCACAGAAGGGAAAAGAAGTGTATGATGTATTCTCGAAGCGCTTTTTGGTAACACCTAGATTGCTTCATGGTGTTCTGGACTATATGTACAGCTTTCGTTGCATTGGGAAAACAGTTCAACAAGCTTTAGCACGCTATACAAAGCAGACACGAGAAGGAATTGTCCACTTTAAGGGATGTGGAGACAATGAACAATATGCACAATTTTTGCTTCACACTACTATTCTTTTGGAGCATATCCCAAATGAAGGAGAATACATCTTTACAGAAAAACAGGCAACAAAGATTTTGATTGCAATCAACATTTTTGAAACTGAATATTGCATCGTCACAAAAGATGAATTGGACTCAAATATAGAATTATCAGAGCTTGACCTTAAAGAAGGAGATAACTTCGTAAAAGTTCGGCACCTTCAACCTTACCTTGCAGATGCATGGCGACAAAGATTACCTTATCATCTTCAATTTGTGCTGGAAAATGCTAGTGATGAGATTTTTACCATAATGTTCCGGAATGGAGAAGCTGGAAAGGAATTTGAGAAAATGCTTGTAGAGATCCAGAGGAATCAAGGCACAGTAATCCTACCTTCCAATTCAACAGTTCTTGAAACAGTGTTCGAGCCTTCAGAGACAAAATTTGATGGGTCACAATCAAATGACTGGCTACTCTTGAAAGTTCCACGTAAGAATTTTTTGGAATGCAATGCTCCAGATAATCTTACAGATATCCCAGATGATTTAgaaaaccataaaaaaaatgttgcaaaatTTGCTTTGTATATAAAACAGCGTATAGGATCAACTGACAAGCTTTTGGTTTATCCTCAGGACCGAAACTTGTTGGGAGTTGATTACTTTGTGTACAGAACAGACAGTGGTGGTATGGAGGCATGCTCTCCTGCTAAGAAACTTAAAACCAAAGAGAATTCAGTATTGTATCTTGTTCAAGTTGCAACTGGTGCGACACACAGAGGAGACACAATAGGCCAAGCTCTTGATGTTGTGAAGAGGGTATTTTCTGACATTGATGTTACAATTCATGTTGTTGTTATCATTGCACAGAGTGACTATAAACCATACACATTAACTAAATGCAGGTTTGAAAACATCACAGTCTTAAATTTGTATGAGAACTCTTCAAGTGTACTTCAAACCCTTTTGCAGTCAAATGcacttttgtataaattttacttacaactgataaaaaaaacgtaa